The following proteins come from a genomic window of Panicum hallii strain FIL2 chromosome 8, PHallii_v3.1, whole genome shotgun sequence:
- the LOC112903580 gene encoding uncharacterized protein LOC112903580: MAETPPPPPQRKSLQDLDMDTQRLILSRIPCRVDRGRISLVCRAWRDMVRSQQHMLVGRLLPQPRSLQWLLLRGPFPAGSNRVVCVLSGCRVHHYINVVPPDARCFGAHGGAWLFVDTREPVHRAAAVNARTGAFRNLPRELLRRADPYVYRMVIHAAALSSSPDDANCVGAAIVTAWQNAAPGAGLPPRRRCVALWRRDWPRAWDFVPPGQDDVSLNVEDVLYLNHNGAFAFVTQGEHIRICVPLRLSENMLSTKWGTLRFRPGGPLYDHFVRSRYLVVSGGELLMVVRFTPHPNMPTSKFKVFRTAKRNVNDDNADFPIALYPWAWSELDTLGGWMLFVGHGCSRSYKVDKYPGFKEGIYFLDDGKFYDDAVIFDNGNGNHYPCSDNGKWSEGQIQRCFPRSDPSVHSAPVWLLP, from the coding sequence ATGGCCgagacgccgccgccaccgccgcagcGCAAGTCCCTGCAGGACCTCGACATGGACACCCAGCGCCTGATCCTGAGCCGCATCCCCTGCCGCGTCGACCGCGGCCGCATATCCCTCGTGTGCCGCGCGTGGCGCGACATGGTCCGCAGCCAGCAGCACATGCTGGTGGGGCGCCTGCTCCCGCAGCCGCGATCGCTCCAGTGGCTCCTCCTCCGCGGGCCCTTCCCCGCCGGCTCCAACCGCGTCGTCTGCGTCCTCAGCGGCTGCCGCGTCCACCACTACATCAATGTCGTCCCGCCCGACGCGCGCTGCTTCGGGGCCCACGGCGGCGCCTGGCTCTTCGTCGACACCCGCGAGCCCGTCCACAGGGCCGCGGCCGTCAACGCCCGCACCGGCGCCTTCCGCAACCTCCCGCGAGAGCTCCTGCGCCGGGCCGACCCGTACGTCTACAGGATGGTCATCCACGCCGCCGCGCTCTCGTCCTCGCCGGACGACGCGAACTGCGTCGGCGCCGCCATCGTCACGGCCTGGCAGAACGCGGCCCCGGGAGCCGGCctgccgccacgccgccgctgcGTCGCGCTCTGGCGCAGGGACTGGCCGCGGGCCTGGGATTTCGTGCCGCCCGGCCAAGACGACGTTTCCTTGAATGTTGAGGACGTCCTCTACCTCAACCACAATGGAGCATTCGCCTTCGTCACCCAGGGAGAACACATCCGCATTTGCGTGCCATTGCGGCTTTCAGAGAACATGCTGTCAACAAAATGGGGGACGCTCCGCTTCCGTCCCGGTGGGCCCCTCTACGACCACTTCGTCCGCTCTCGCTACCTCGTCGTCTCCGGCGGGGAGCTGCTCATGGTCGTCAGGTTCACGCCTCATCCTAATATGCCGACGTCCAAGTTCAAGGTGTTCCGGACGGCTAAACGGAACGTGAATGACGACAACGCCGACTTCCCCATCGCTCTGTACCCCTGGGCATGGAGCGAGCTGGACACGCTGGGTGGCTGGATGCTGTTCGTCGGGCATGGCTGCTCCAGATCCTACAAGGTGGATAAGTACCCGGGCTTCAAGGAAGGCATCTACTTCCTGGATGATGGCAAGTTCTACGACGATGCAGTGATCTTCGACAACGGCAATGGGAATCACTACCCCTGCAGCGACAACGGGAAGTGGTCGGAAGGCCAAATCCAGCGCTGCTTCCCGAGGTCAGACCCATCGGTCCACTCTGCTCCAGTTTGGCTTCTCCCTTGA